A window of Aquitalea denitrificans contains these coding sequences:
- a CDS encoding ABC transporter permease, translated as MAISNTQALGKSPKSGAFRFKLPAEARIFMVLLGVALVFELLGWLFVGQSFIANKERLIVMVLQVSVIGIIAVGVTQIIIMGGIDLSSGSVVALTAMVSASLAQTSDFARAVFPSLTDLPVIAPLAAGLLVGLVCGLINGAVIAKTAIPPFIATLGMMVTARGLAKWYTQGEPISMLSDHYAAIGAGINPIIIFLITALVFHIILSYTRYGKYTYAIGANRAAARVAGINVNRHLILVYTVAGLLSGLAGVVTSARAVSGQAGMGMMYELDAIAAAVIGGTSLNGGLGKITGTVIGALILGTMTSGFTFLRIDAYYQEIVKGIIIVVAVVADQYRQRNRRS; from the coding sequence ATGGCAATCAGCAATACGCAAGCACTGGGCAAATCCCCCAAGTCCGGCGCGTTCAGGTTCAAGCTTCCCGCCGAAGCGCGCATCTTCATGGTGCTGCTGGGCGTGGCCCTGGTATTTGAACTATTGGGCTGGCTGTTTGTTGGCCAAAGTTTCATCGCCAACAAGGAAAGACTGATCGTGATGGTGCTACAGGTGTCGGTAATCGGCATCATCGCGGTGGGCGTTACCCAGATCATCATCATGGGCGGCATCGACCTCTCATCCGGCTCGGTGGTGGCACTTACCGCCATGGTGTCGGCCAGTCTGGCGCAAACTTCGGACTTTGCCCGCGCGGTATTCCCATCACTGACCGACCTGCCGGTAATCGCACCGCTGGCCGCCGGCCTGCTGGTGGGGCTGGTGTGTGGGCTGATCAACGGTGCGGTGATTGCCAAAACGGCGATCCCGCCCTTCATCGCCACCTTGGGCATGATGGTGACCGCCCGTGGTCTGGCCAAGTGGTACACCCAGGGTGAACCCATCAGCATGTTGTCGGACCACTATGCGGCGATTGGTGCCGGCATCAACCCCATCATCATCTTTCTGATTACTGCGCTGGTGTTCCACATCATCCTCAGCTACACCCGCTACGGCAAATACACCTACGCCATTGGCGCTAACCGTGCGGCAGCTCGGGTGGCCGGTATCAATGTCAACCGCCACCTGATTCTGGTGTACACCGTGGCCGGCTTGTTGTCCGGTCTGGCCGGGGTGGTGACCTCGGCGCGGGCGGTATCCGGCCAGGCCGGCATGGGCATGATGTACGAGCTGGACGCGATTGCCGCTGCGGTGATTGGCGGCACCTCGCTCAATGGCGGCCTGGGCAAGATTACCGGCACGGTGATTGGCGCGCTGATTCTGGGCACCATGACGTCCGGCTTCACCTTCCTGCGTATCGACGCCTATTACCAGGAAATCGTCAAAGGCATCATCATCGTGGTGGCCGTGGTGGCAGACCAGTACCGCCAGCGTAATCGCCGCAGCTGA
- a CDS encoding bifunctional 5-dehydro-2-deoxygluconokinase/5-dehydro-2-deoxyphosphogluconate aldolase produces MQNTTHFAADRPLDLICLGRLAIDLYARQLGARLEDASSFARYLGGSSANIAFGTARLGLKSAMLSRVGDEHMGRYLLDTLSAEGCDVSQVKVDPERLTALVLLGIKDRDTFPLLFYRENCADMALEEADINEDFIASSKALLITGTHFSTAKVNAASRKALALARKHDVRTVLDIDYRPVLWGITGRGNGEERYIASDGVTAHLQSVLPLFDLIVGTEEEINIAGGSDDLLTSLATVRQLAPQATLVVKRGPLGCAVIPGAIPVRIEDALSVKGAQVEVMNVLGAGDAFLSGFLSGWLHGRDYGWCCTRANACGALVVSRHGCSPAMPTPAELDYFLGLEQTPLRPGDDATLSRLHRVSIKRKQWDDLCVFAFDHRNQFFELARQSGADEARISVLKRLLVEAVAQTESALQLQGHIGILVDDRYGEDAMYAATGRGWWIGRPVELPGSNPLEFDRGRTATARLESWPQEHIIKCLVQYHPDDTLENRLEQEAQVRAIYEAAQLSGHELLLEVIPSKKLPQQPDTVLRALKRFYNLGIYPEWWKLESMSAAQWQAVDALLAERDPYCRGVVLLGLHASLDVLRQGFADAAASRSCRGFMVGRTLFHEPSQRWLAGELDDAGLIAAARGNFETLIDIWRSRRQPR; encoded by the coding sequence ATGCAAAACACCACCCATTTTGCTGCCGACCGACCGCTGGACCTGATCTGCCTGGGCAGACTGGCCATCGACTTGTATGCCCGCCAACTGGGAGCCCGGCTGGAAGACGCCAGCAGCTTTGCCCGCTATCTGGGCGGCTCCTCCGCCAATATCGCTTTCGGTACTGCCAGGCTGGGCCTGAAGTCGGCCATGCTGTCCCGCGTGGGCGACGAACACATGGGCCGCTACCTGCTGGACACCCTGTCTGCCGAAGGCTGTGATGTCAGCCAGGTGAAGGTAGACCCGGAGCGGCTTACCGCGCTGGTGCTGTTGGGCATCAAGGACCGCGATACCTTCCCCCTGCTGTTCTACCGTGAAAACTGTGCCGACATGGCGCTGGAAGAAGCGGATATCAATGAAGACTTCATTGCCTCCAGCAAGGCGCTGCTGATTACCGGCACCCACTTTTCCACCGCCAAGGTAAATGCCGCCAGCCGCAAGGCGCTGGCGCTGGCACGAAAGCACGATGTGCGCACCGTGCTGGATATCGACTATCGCCCGGTGCTGTGGGGCATTACCGGCCGTGGCAATGGCGAGGAGCGCTATATCGCCAGCGATGGTGTGACTGCCCATTTGCAATCGGTACTGCCGCTGTTCGACCTGATTGTCGGTACCGAAGAAGAAATCAATATCGCCGGGGGCTCGGACGATTTGCTCACCAGCCTGGCTACCGTGCGCCAGTTGGCTCCGCAGGCCACGCTGGTGGTGAAACGCGGCCCGCTGGGCTGCGCGGTGATTCCGGGTGCCATCCCGGTGCGCATCGAGGATGCGTTATCGGTCAAGGGCGCGCAGGTGGAAGTGATGAATGTACTGGGCGCGGGCGATGCCTTTCTGTCCGGCTTCCTGTCCGGCTGGCTGCATGGCCGCGACTATGGCTGGTGCTGCACCCGTGCCAATGCCTGCGGCGCACTGGTGGTGTCGCGCCATGGCTGCTCGCCAGCCATGCCCACCCCGGCCGAACTGGATTATTTCCTCGGTCTGGAACAGACACCGCTGCGACCGGGTGACGATGCCACGCTCAGCCGTCTGCACCGGGTCAGCATCAAGCGCAAGCAATGGGATGACCTGTGCGTGTTTGCCTTCGACCACCGCAACCAGTTTTTCGAGCTGGCGCGGCAAAGCGGGGCGGACGAGGCGCGCATTTCCGTGCTCAAGCGCCTGCTGGTGGAGGCGGTGGCGCAAACCGAAAGCGCGCTGCAACTGCAGGGCCACATCGGCATTCTGGTGGACGACCGCTACGGCGAGGATGCCATGTATGCCGCCACCGGTCGCGGCTGGTGGATAGGCCGACCGGTGGAGCTGCCCGGTTCCAACCCGCTGGAATTCGACCGTGGCCGTACCGCCACTGCCCGGCTGGAAAGCTGGCCGCAGGAACACATCATCAAATGTCTGGTGCAGTACCACCCGGACGACACGCTGGAAAACCGGCTGGAGCAGGAAGCCCAGGTGCGCGCCATTTACGAGGCGGCGCAACTGAGCGGCCACGAGCTGCTGCTGGAAGTAATTCCGTCGAAAAAGCTGCCGCAACAGCCGGATACCGTGCTGCGCGCGCTCAAGCGTTTTTACAATCTGGGCATCTATCCGGAGTGGTGGAAGCTGGAATCCATGTCGGCCGCGCAATGGCAGGCGGTGGATGCGCTGCTGGCCGAGCGTGACCCTTATTGCCGTGGTGTGGTGCTGCTGGGCCTGCACGCTTCGCTGGATGTGCTGCGTCAGGGCTTTGCCGATGCGGCAGCCAGCCGCAGCTGCCGTGGTTTCATGGTGGGACGCACGCTGTTCCACGAACCGTCACAACGCTGGCTGGCCGGCGAACTGGACGACGCCGGGCTGATTGCTGCCGCCCGTGGCAATTTTGAAACCCTGATCGACATCTGGCGCAGCCGTCGCCAGCCGCGCTGA
- the iolD gene encoding 3D-(3,5/4)-trihydroxycyclohexane-1,2-dione acylhydrolase (decyclizing) yields the protein MKTVRLTVAQALVRYLAAQFVTMPDGSRARLFGGVWAIFGHGNVAGLGEALQAAQDVLPTLRAHNEQGMALAATAYAKAHFRRRMMAISTSIGPGCTNLVTAAAVAHVNRLPMLLLPGDVFISRAPDPVLQQVEDFQDGGVSAVDCLRPVSRYFDRIVVPSQLLSALPRAIATLTDPAQCGPVTLALPQDVQAQAFDWPESFFAERDIHFRQPQPEPTELAALAGLLRQARRPLIVCGGGVLYSAGGADALRQFVETHGIPVGESQAGKGALGWDHPLLAGSIGVTGSPAANELAEQADLVLAVGSRLQDFTTGSHALYAQATLLSINVNGFDAIKWGGHSLQCDAAVGLTALSGMLQDWQADADWTAHSQRLCNGWRRQVDEIVRSPRASLPTYAEAIGAVQASVADSAERDIVVCAAGTLPAELHKLWRTSTPGGYHMEYGFSCMGYEVAGGLGVKMARPEREVIVMVGDGSYLMLNNELATSVMLGHKIIVVLLDNAGYACINRLQQACGGEPFNNMLADCLHGEHGIPQVDFAQNARSLGAEAETVGSVAELLAAMVRARAASRSYLIQLRIDGPQCTPEGGSWWEVGIPEVSAREAVRSARADYEQARLRQRQ from the coding sequence GTGAAAACCGTACGTCTCACCGTGGCCCAGGCGCTGGTGCGCTATCTGGCCGCGCAGTTTGTCACCATGCCGGATGGCAGCCGGGCGCGGCTGTTTGGCGGCGTGTGGGCCATTTTCGGCCATGGCAATGTCGCTGGTCTGGGCGAAGCCTTGCAAGCCGCGCAGGATGTGTTGCCTACACTGAGAGCCCACAACGAGCAGGGCATGGCGCTGGCCGCCACTGCTTATGCCAAGGCGCATTTTCGCCGCCGCATGATGGCCATCAGCACCTCCATCGGCCCCGGTTGTACCAATCTGGTCACTGCCGCGGCGGTGGCCCATGTCAACCGCCTGCCCATGCTGTTGCTGCCGGGTGATGTGTTCATCTCGCGCGCGCCGGACCCGGTATTGCAGCAAGTGGAAGATTTTCAGGATGGCGGGGTGTCGGCGGTGGATTGCCTGCGGCCAGTGTCGCGCTACTTCGATCGCATCGTGGTGCCATCCCAATTGCTGAGCGCCTTGCCGCGTGCCATCGCCACCCTCACCGACCCGGCACAGTGCGGCCCGGTAACGCTGGCTCTGCCGCAAGACGTGCAGGCGCAGGCCTTTGACTGGCCGGAATCCTTCTTTGCCGAGCGCGATATCCATTTCCGCCAGCCACAGCCCGAACCCACCGAGCTGGCCGCTCTGGCTGGTCTGCTGCGTCAGGCCAGGCGGCCGCTGATTGTCTGTGGTGGCGGGGTACTGTACAGCGCGGGCGGGGCGGATGCGCTGCGGCAGTTTGTCGAAACCCACGGCATCCCGGTGGGCGAAAGCCAGGCCGGCAAGGGCGCGCTGGGCTGGGATCATCCGCTGCTGGCCGGCTCCATCGGTGTGACCGGCTCCCCCGCCGCCAACGAGCTGGCCGAGCAGGCGGATCTGGTGCTGGCAGTCGGCAGCCGGCTGCAGGATTTCACCACCGGCTCGCATGCGCTGTACGCCCAGGCCACGCTGCTGTCCATCAATGTGAATGGTTTTGATGCCATCAAGTGGGGTGGCCACAGCCTGCAATGCGATGCTGCGGTCGGGCTGACGGCACTGAGTGGCATGCTGCAAGACTGGCAGGCCGATGCCGACTGGACCGCCCACAGCCAGCGCCTGTGCAATGGCTGGCGGCGTCAGGTGGACGAGATTGTGCGCAGCCCGCGTGCCAGCCTGCCTACCTATGCCGAGGCTATCGGTGCAGTGCAGGCCTCGGTGGCGGATTCGGCCGAGCGCGACATCGTGGTGTGCGCTGCCGGTACGCTGCCGGCCGAGTTGCACAAGCTGTGGCGCACCAGTACGCCCGGCGGTTATCACATGGAATACGGCTTTTCCTGCATGGGTTACGAGGTAGCCGGTGGCCTGGGCGTGAAGATGGCGCGGCCTGAGCGCGAAGTCATCGTGATGGTGGGCGATGGCAGCTATTTGATGCTGAACAATGAACTGGCCACCTCGGTAATGCTGGGTCACAAGATCATCGTGGTGCTGCTGGACAACGCCGGTTATGCCTGCATCAACCGCTTACAGCAGGCCTGCGGCGGTGAGCCTTTCAACAATATGCTGGCCGACTGCCTGCATGGCGAACATGGTATCCCGCAGGTCGATTTTGCCCAGAATGCCCGTTCACTGGGCGCCGAGGCCGAAACTGTCGGCTCGGTGGCCGAACTGCTGGCTGCCATGGTGCGCGCCCGCGCCGCCAGCCGCAGTTATCTGATCCAGCTGCGCATTGACGGCCCGCAATGCACGCCAGAAGGCGGTAGCTGGTGGGAAGTAGGCATTCCGGAAGTCTCCGCGCGTGAAGCGGTACGCAGCGCCCGTGCCGACTATGAACAAGCCCGGCTGCGCCAGCGCCAGTAA
- a CDS encoding DMT family transporter: MNRAVRPGLAEATLLLVTLIAGFGWLCSKEVLRGMPPLLFLGVRFASAGALLTVLARWRAQPLPWRLPASSWWSAVMLALAMVLWMLALQQSNNLGVGAFIGSLGVVLAPVLARLMFGTVLLAQTLWAMPLAALGVAAMALHGGWQLGAADSLFLASALAMSVFLNLNGRAGAKAAALSLTALQLLLSGLAGFAGSAMVEHWPASLSPTVWGWLLVSILLATCGRFFLQGWAQARVPMQRSAFILLLEPVWTAALAWWWFGSSMSASQLTGAGLIMSSLLISRRKPRRRGSLQSPVPAGKTGQ, from the coding sequence TTGAATCGTGCCGTACGTCCCGGTCTGGCGGAAGCCACGCTGCTGCTGGTTACCCTGATTGCCGGTTTTGGCTGGCTGTGTTCCAAGGAGGTCTTGCGCGGCATGCCGCCCCTGCTGTTTCTGGGAGTGCGCTTTGCCTCGGCCGGCGCGCTGCTGACCGTGCTGGCGCGCTGGCGTGCCCAGCCGCTGCCATGGCGTTTGCCGGCCAGCAGCTGGTGGAGTGCGGTAATGCTGGCCTTGGCCATGGTGCTGTGGATGCTGGCCTTGCAGCAAAGCAATAACCTGGGGGTGGGGGCCTTCATCGGCAGCCTGGGGGTGGTGCTGGCCCCGGTACTGGCTCGGCTGATGTTTGGCACCGTGCTGCTGGCACAAACCTTGTGGGCCATGCCGCTGGCAGCGTTGGGCGTGGCGGCCATGGCCTTGCATGGTGGCTGGCAGCTGGGCGCGGCAGACAGCCTGTTTCTGGCGTCCGCGCTGGCGATGTCGGTGTTTCTCAATCTGAACGGCAGGGCGGGTGCCAAGGCCGCTGCATTAAGCCTGACCGCCTTGCAGCTGCTGCTGTCCGGGCTGGCCGGTTTTGCCGGCAGTGCAATGGTGGAACATTGGCCGGCCAGTCTCAGCCCCACGGTATGGGGCTGGCTGCTGGTGAGCATTCTGCTGGCCACCTGTGGCCGTTTCTTCCTGCAAGGCTGGGCGCAGGCGCGGGTGCCAATGCAGCGTTCCGCTTTCATCCTGCTGCTGGAGCCGGTGTGGACTGCCGCGCTGGCTTGGTGGTGGTTTGGCAGCAGCATGAGCGCCAGTCAACTGACCGGCGCGGGCCTGATCATGTCGTCCTTGCTGATCAGTCGTCGTAAGCCCCGGCGTCGCGGGTCTCTTCAATCACCAGTTCCAGCCGGTAAGACAGGGCAATGA
- the iolE gene encoding myo-inosose-2 dehydratase: MQQFDVRIGINPISWSNDDLPQLGGHIPLETCLQEGAEIGYAGFELGNKFPRDPQALRDKMAEYGVAVVSGWHSGHLAEGSVEDEIAAATAHVDKLVFNGCQVLVYGEVAGSVQGQQQTPLSQRPRFDSQQQWRDYAARLDAFGAWLKGRGITLAYHHHMGAYCETSADLDLLMSLTGPDVGLLFDTGHITFAGGDAYVELLKHVDRVVHVHCKDVRRAVMQQAKAENWSFLDAVLKGVFTVPGDGMIDFAPILATLQRHGYRGWLVVEAEQDPALAPSYEYAKKGYDYLAALCTALRQPVSA, from the coding sequence GTGCAGCAATTTGACGTACGTATCGGCATCAACCCCATTTCATGGAGCAATGACGACCTGCCGCAGCTGGGCGGGCATATTCCGCTGGAAACCTGTCTGCAGGAGGGCGCGGAAATCGGCTATGCCGGCTTCGAGCTGGGCAACAAGTTTCCCAGGGACCCACAGGCGCTGCGCGACAAGATGGCCGAATACGGCGTGGCGGTGGTGTCCGGCTGGCATTCCGGTCATCTGGCCGAGGGCTCGGTGGAGGATGAAATTGCGGCAGCCACTGCCCATGTGGACAAGCTGGTGTTCAATGGTTGCCAGGTGCTGGTGTATGGCGAGGTGGCCGGTTCGGTGCAGGGGCAGCAGCAGACGCCCTTGTCGCAACGCCCGCGGTTTGACAGCCAACAGCAATGGCGCGATTACGCTGCCCGGCTGGATGCTTTTGGCGCATGGCTGAAGGGTAGGGGCATTACGCTGGCTTATCACCATCACATGGGTGCCTATTGCGAAACCAGTGCCGACCTGGACTTGCTGATGTCGCTGACCGGGCCGGATGTCGGCCTGCTGTTTGATACCGGCCACATTACTTTTGCCGGGGGCGACGCCTATGTCGAGCTGCTCAAGCATGTGGACCGGGTGGTGCATGTGCATTGCAAGGATGTACGGCGGGCGGTGATGCAACAGGCCAAGGCAGAAAACTGGAGCTTTCTGGATGCCGTGCTCAAGGGTGTGTTTACCGTGCCGGGCGACGGCATGATCGATTTCGCCCCCATTCTGGCCACGCTGCAACGGCATGGTTACCGGGGCTGGCTGGTGGTGGAGGCCGAGCAGGACCCGGCGCTGGCACCCAGCTATGAATACGCCAAGAAGGGCTACGACTATCTGGCGGCCCTGTGTACGGCCTTGCGCCAGCCGGTGTCGGCCTGA
- a CDS encoding sugar ABC transporter substrate-binding protein: protein MKRITKLAGSAVFFSLTMLAMPASAAKLGVTMSAFDDNFLTVLRNNMKTYAGSQKGVDIQFEDAQNDVGRQLSQVQNFIAQKVDAIIVNVVDTDATPKITKLAQSAGIPLVYVNRMPADKTLPAKVAFVGSNEAESGTVQMKEVCRLMKGKGNIVVMMGDLANQAARQRTKDVEDVIAKSPCNGIRIVEKQTAKWSRTDGRDLMMNWLSAGVQFDAVVSNNDEMALGAIQALKSAKRLDKTIVAGVDATQDALTAMKNGELKVTVFQNAAGQGKGAVDTALKLSRGEKLPSMIWVPFELVTPANLKNYQSRN from the coding sequence ATGAAACGCATCACCAAGCTTGCTGGTTCCGCAGTGTTCTTTTCCCTCACCATGCTGGCCATGCCGGCATCCGCCGCCAAACTGGGCGTGACCATGTCCGCCTTTGACGACAACTTCCTCACCGTCCTGCGCAATAACATGAAAACCTATGCCGGCAGCCAGAAGGGTGTGGACATCCAGTTTGAAGATGCGCAGAACGACGTTGGTCGTCAGCTCAGCCAGGTACAAAACTTCATTGCCCAGAAAGTGGACGCCATCATCGTCAACGTGGTGGATACCGATGCCACGCCGAAAATCACCAAGCTGGCGCAAAGCGCCGGCATTCCGCTGGTGTACGTAAACCGCATGCCGGCTGACAAGACCCTGCCGGCCAAGGTGGCCTTTGTCGGCTCCAACGAAGCCGAATCCGGCACCGTGCAGATGAAAGAGGTGTGTCGCCTGATGAAGGGCAAGGGCAATATCGTGGTGATGATGGGCGATCTGGCCAACCAAGCCGCGCGTCAGCGTACCAAGGATGTGGAAGATGTCATCGCCAAGTCCCCGTGTAACGGCATCAGGATTGTGGAAAAACAGACCGCCAAATGGTCGCGTACCGATGGTCGCGACCTGATGATGAACTGGCTGAGTGCCGGCGTACAGTTTGATGCCGTAGTGTCCAATAACGACGAAATGGCACTGGGTGCCATCCAGGCGCTCAAGTCCGCCAAGCGCCTGGACAAAACCATCGTGGCTGGCGTGGATGCCACCCAGGATGCCCTCACCGCGATGAAAAATGGCGAGCTGAAAGTGACGGTGTTCCAGAATGCCGCCGGTCAGGGCAAGGGTGCGGTAGACACCGCTCTCAAGCTGTCGCGTGGCGAAAAGCTGCCGTCGATGATCTGGGTGCCGTTCGAGCTGGTTACCCCGGCCAACTTGAAGAACTACCAGTCGCGCAACTAA
- a CDS encoding sugar ABC transporter ATP-binding protein: MLSLAPEKPLAAAPSHPPVNSETLLIEVEGVRKAFPGVVALDDVSFRLRAGTVHALMGENGAGKSTLMKILAGVYIPDQGVYRLHGREIALTSPLDALENGIAMIHQELNLMPFMSIAENIWIRREPLNRFGLIDHAKMYQMTHELFAQLSIDLDPEAKVASLSISSRQMVEIARAVSYNSDVLIMDEPTSALTEHEVAHLFRIVRMLREQGKGIIYITHKMNELFEIADEVSVFRDGHFIGCKRVEQLSHDEVIRMMVGREITEMFPKTIVPIGEVALEVEQLTLDGVFHDVSFSVRQGEILGVAGLIGSGRSNVAETLFGVSPASSGQIRIHGQAVTVDSPRTAMQHGMAFLTEDRKDTGCFLNLSIQENMQISVLGGDNLKAGFVRQQALDEMCAAMSGTLRVKTPNLEERIENLSGGNQQKVLIGRWLLTNPKILILDEPTRGIDVGAKAEIHKLICKLAGQGVAVIMISSELPEVLGMSDRIMVMHEGRVTGIVDRADADQVSIMTLAAG; encoded by the coding sequence ATGTTGAGCCTGGCCCCGGAAAAACCGCTGGCAGCCGCCCCGTCCCACCCGCCGGTGAACAGCGAAACGCTGCTGATTGAAGTGGAAGGTGTACGCAAGGCTTTTCCCGGTGTGGTGGCGCTGGATGATGTGTCCTTCCGCCTGCGTGCCGGTACCGTGCATGCGCTGATGGGCGAAAACGGCGCCGGCAAGTCCACGCTGATGAAAATCCTGGCCGGGGTGTATATCCCGGACCAGGGCGTCTATCGCCTGCACGGTCGCGAAATCGCGCTGACTTCGCCGCTGGACGCACTGGAAAACGGCATTGCCATGATTCATCAGGAACTCAACCTGATGCCCTTCATGAGCATTGCCGAAAACATCTGGATCCGCCGCGAGCCGCTGAACCGCTTCGGCCTGATCGACCACGCCAAAATGTACCAGATGACGCACGAGCTGTTTGCCCAGCTGTCGATTGATCTGGACCCGGAAGCCAAGGTGGCCAGCCTGAGCATTTCCAGCCGCCAGATGGTGGAGATTGCCCGTGCGGTGTCGTACAACTCCGACGTGCTGATCATGGACGAACCCACCTCAGCGCTGACCGAGCACGAAGTCGCCCACCTGTTCCGCATCGTGCGCATGCTGCGCGAGCAGGGCAAGGGCATCATCTACATCACCCACAAGATGAACGAGCTGTTCGAGATTGCCGACGAGGTGTCGGTATTCCGCGATGGCCATTTCATCGGCTGCAAGCGGGTGGAACAGCTCAGCCATGATGAAGTGATCCGCATGATGGTGGGGCGCGAAATCACCGAGATGTTCCCCAAAACCATCGTGCCGATTGGCGAGGTGGCGCTGGAAGTGGAACAGCTCACCCTCGATGGCGTATTCCACGATGTGTCCTTTTCCGTGCGCCAGGGGGAAATCCTCGGCGTGGCGGGGCTGATCGGCTCCGGTCGCAGCAATGTGGCGGAAACCCTGTTTGGCGTCAGCCCGGCCAGCAGCGGCCAGATCCGCATCCATGGCCAGGCGGTGACGGTGGATTCGCCGCGCACTGCCATGCAGCACGGCATGGCCTTTCTCACCGAGGACCGCAAGGACACCGGCTGTTTTCTCAACCTGAGCATTCAGGAAAACATGCAGATTTCAGTGCTGGGCGGAGACAATCTCAAGGCCGGTTTCGTGCGGCAACAGGCGCTGGATGAAATGTGCGCGGCCATGTCCGGCACGCTGCGGGTGAAAACCCCGAATCTAGAAGAACGCATCGAGAACCTGTCCGGTGGCAACCAGCAGAAGGTATTGATAGGCCGCTGGCTGCTGACCAACCCGAAAATACTGATTCTGGATGAACCCACCCGTGGCATCGACGTGGGTGCCAAGGCAGAAATCCACAAACTGATCTGCAAGCTGGCCGGGCAGGGCGTGGCCGTCATCATGATTTCGTCGGAGCTGCCCGAGGTACTGGGCATGAGTGACCGCATCATGGTGATGCACGAGGGCCGGGTGACCGGCATTGTCGATCGCGCCGATGCCGACCAGGTCAGCATCATGACGCTGGCTGCCGGTTGA
- a CDS encoding MurR/RpiR family transcriptional regulator, translating into MTKEMSADQLMQRIAEEYEDLSKQLKVIAKYIEEHRQTLVLERITDIAQACEVQPSAIVRFAQRFGFSGFSDMQTVFRDAFAPAGGNVNNYQKRIRSVIATQDTPLSNTQVTQNFITACQQGLDDLSEALDPVAIDKAVELLVKADNIYVVAVRRMFPIASYISYALQHTAKRVHLVSGLGGMYHDQIRSIRENDLLIAISFQPYGKETRYCARVAAQNKAKQLVITDSQLSPLARNADAVLTVKEGTAFSFRSLTSTISLCQALFIALSYRLELVIEETRDAGAYDD; encoded by the coding sequence ATGACCAAGGAAATGAGCGCCGATCAGCTCATGCAGCGCATTGCCGAGGAATACGAAGACCTGAGCAAGCAGCTGAAGGTGATTGCCAAATACATAGAAGAACACCGCCAAACCCTGGTACTGGAACGCATTACCGACATTGCCCAGGCCTGTGAGGTGCAACCTTCCGCCATCGTGCGTTTTGCCCAGCGCTTTGGTTTCAGCGGCTTTTCCGACATGCAGACGGTGTTTCGCGATGCCTTTGCTCCGGCCGGTGGCAATGTCAACAACTACCAGAAGCGCATCCGCAGCGTGATTGCCACCCAGGACACGCCGCTGAGCAATACCCAGGTGACGCAGAACTTCATCACGGCCTGCCAGCAAGGGCTGGATGATCTGTCCGAGGCACTGGACCCGGTGGCCATCGACAAGGCGGTGGAGCTGCTGGTGAAGGCGGACAATATCTATGTGGTGGCGGTGCGGCGCATGTTTCCGATTGCCAGCTATATCAGCTATGCCTTGCAGCACACTGCCAAGCGGGTGCATCTGGTTTCCGGCCTGGGCGGCATGTACCACGACCAGATCCGCAGCATTCGCGAAAACGACTTGCTGATCGCCATCAGCTTTCAGCCCTATGGCAAGGAAACCCGCTACTGCGCCCGGGTGGCTGCGCAGAACAAGGCAAAGCAGCTGGTGATTACCGACAGCCAGTTAAGCCCGCTGGCACGCAATGCCGACGCGGTGCTGACGGTAAAAGAGGGCACGGCGTTTTCCTTCCGTTCGCTCACCAGCACCATCAGCCTGTGTCAGGCCTTGTTCATTGCCCTGTCTTACCGGCTGGAACTGGTGATTGAAGAGACCCGCGACGCCGGGGCTTACGACGACTGA